The stretch of DNA TGGTAGGTGTCGGCGACCTGCTTGGTCGACTGATGGTCCGGGGCGACTCCGAAGCGGACGAGCCCGGTCGGGGTGAGCAGCTTCTCGAACACGTCGATGCGCACGTCCAGACCGCGCTGGGCCAGGAGGTGCTGGACGGTGTAGCTGGCCGCTGGTCCGGTTCCGACGACAGCGACGCGCAGCGGTCCCGTCGATCCCTCGGCACTCCACTGTCGGCGGACGGGCCCGGGGTGCGGGACGTGGTCGTAGTCACGGCGCCCGGGTTCGTCGAAGTACGCCGCGTTGAGCTCGACGAACGGCATCGACTCGGGCGGGAGGTCGTAGTCGGGCTCGATCGCGTTGACCGGGCACTCGACCACGCAGGCACCGCAGTCGATGCACCCCTCCGGGTCGATGTAGAGCATCTCCGCGGTCAGATAGTCCGGCTCGTCGGGAGTCGGGTGGATGCAGTTCACCGGGCAGACCGGGACGCAGGCCGCGTCGTTGCAGCACTGCTGGGTGATCACGTGGGTCATGAGAACCTCGAGTTCCGCTCCTCGTCAGCGACGGCACCGGCGAGCGGCTGTCGGCGTACTCGCGATGGAGTGACGCTAGGGCAGCTGGGGTTACGGGTGGCGTTACGCGGCGACGGGCGCCGCAGGCACCGCCGCTCGTCACATGAAGCGGCCCCCGGAGACTTCGAGGGTGGCTCCGGTGACGTAGCTGGCCATCGAGGACCCGAGGTAGACGGCAGCATCGGCGATCTCGGCCGGACGGCCGAGGCGGCCCAGCGGGATGTCCGCCGCCCGGCGGGCGAGGTCGTCCGGGCTGAGCTGTGCCGCCATCGCCGTCTCGATGATGCCCGGCAGGATCGCATTGACCCGGATGCCGTCACCGGCGAGCTCCTTCGCCGCGGCCTTCGTCAGGCCGATGACGCCGGCCTTGGCCGCGCTGTAGTTGGTCTGACCCGCGAGTCCGGCCTTGCCGCCGATGCTCGACATGTTGACGATGGAGCCGCCTCCGGCTGCCCGCAGCGCCGGAGCGGCGTACTTGATCCCGAGCCAGGCACCTTGCAGATGCACGTCGATCAGGTCGCGGAAGTCGGCCAGCGTGGCCTCGTCGAGGGCGCAGTTGCGCAGGATGCCGGCGTTGTTGACCAGGATGTCCAGCCCGCCGAAGGCGGAGACCGTCCTGGCCACCAGCTGCTCCACCGCAACCGGGTCGGCGACATCGCACCCGACACCGATCGCCGCCTCGGTGCCGGAGATGGTGGCGGCGGTGGCGGCTGCCCTGTCTTCGTCGAGGTCGGCGAGCACGACCCGCGCCCCCTGGTCGACGAACGCGCGGGCGATCGCCTCGCCGAGACCCTGGGCGGCACCGGTGACGATGGCGCGCCTGCCTTCGAGCAGCTTCATGTTCTCGTCCTCTCGATCAGTCGCTGGCGGGCAGCGGCTTGGCTTCGCGGAGCTCCAGCGGGGTCGGGCCGTCGCCGAGGGTTCCGGCGCCGGCCTTGGTGACGAGCACCTCGAAGGTGGGGTCGGTCGGGGACGTGTAGCGCTTGCCGATCGCGTTGCCGCTCATCAGCGTCACATCGGCGGCCGCAGCGACCGAGCCGGCGCCGGTCGCGGCGTCGATCGCGACGAGTGGGAGTCCGCCACAGGTCGGCTCCACGGAACCGTCACCGGCACGCACGACGACCACCTCGGTCGCGCAGACCTGGCTGCGCAGGCGCTGGCCGGGGGAGAGCTGGGTCATGTCAGTTTCCTGTCTCGATCGCCTGGGTCAGCTGCGCCAGCACGTCGCGGCGGATCAGCTTGCCCAGCGGGTTGTAGGGGAGCTCGTCCCACACGGTGATGGACTCGGGGGTCTTCGACCCGCGGAGCCGACTCCGCACGTACGCGACGACGGCCTCGGTGTCGATCTCGTGGTGCGGGCGCGCGACGACGACGGCGGCGATGCGCTGGCCCCACTGCTCGTCGGGGAGACCGATCACCGCGGCGTCGGCGATGGCGGGGTGGGTGAGAAGGACCGCCTCGATCTCGCTCGGCGCGATGTTCTCACCGCCTCGGATGATGGTGTCGTCGGTGCGGCCCTCGATGTAGACGTAGCCGTCGGCGTCGATGCTGGCCCGGTCACGGGTGTCGAACCATCCGTCGGGGTCCAGGGCGCTGCCGTGGCCCAGGTACTCGCCGGAGACCTGCGGTCCGCGGACCCACAGCGCACCGGCGACGCCGGGGCCGCACGGCAGGCCGTCCTCGTCGGTGATCCGCAGCTCGACGCCCGGCACCGCGCGTCCGGCCGATCCCAGGCGCATCCGGACCAGGGGATCGTCGGAGTCGAACGCGGCGCGATGATCGGCGGGGCCCAGCACGGTGATCGTCGAGGAGGTCTCGGTCAGGCCGTAGGCGTTGACGAATCCCGCGGTGGGAAAGGCGGCGAGCGCCTGCTCGAGCACGGCGGGGGCGAGGCGCGCGCCTCCGTAGGAGATCGTGCGCAGGGAGGGGACGTCGGCCGCGGATCCGTCGAGGTGCTCGACGATCCGGGCGAGCATGGTCGGCACCACCATCGCCGAGGTGACCCGTTCGCGCCGCACCACGGCCAGCCACTCGGCCGGGTCGAAGTTCGGCAGGAACACCACCCGGCGACCGGCGTAGGCGTTGCTGAGCACGGAGGCGACGCCGGCGACGTGGTACGGCGGCACGCAGACCAGCGCGCACTCCTCGGGCCCCGCGGTGGCGGGCTCCACCGTTTGCAGCACGTAGGAGGCCAGATGGTCGTGCTTGAGCAGCACCCCCTTGGGGGCGCTCGTCGTACCGCTGGTGAAGAGCATGATCGCGGCCGGGTTCGGATTCCCGGCGTGAGCCGAGGTGTCGTGCACCGTCCCGGCCATCTGCAGGAACTCGGGGGTGGTCATCATCGCAACGCCGGCGGGCAGGCGTGCCGCCATGTCGGGGTCGGTCACCACCAGCGGAGCGTCGAGCGCGCCGATCAGCTCGTGCACCTGCTCGTCGGCGAGACGGTAGTTCAGGGGCGTGAGCGGAAGTCCGGCGTAAGCGCACGCGAAGACGGCGAGGCTGAAGGCCGGCCCGTTCAAACCGAGGAAGGCGACGCTGCGTGGTCGACGCTCGCGCAGGCCCGCACCGGCCCACTGCGCGTGCAGCGACCAGGACTCGAACGTCTCCTCGTAGCGCTCCGCGACCAGGGCCGACCGCTCGCCGCACATGGCGGCCGGGAGCTGCAGCAGGACCTCGATGCCCACGTCCTCAGCCGACTTCCGTGAGAAGGATCGCACCCTCCGGGCAGGCGGTCGCTGCGCGTCGAGCGGAGGCGCAGTCCGCCTCGCCGGTGACGGCCGTGCGCAGCGCGACGGCGTACCCCTCGTCATCGGGCTCGAACAGGCCCGGCTCCAGCACGTAGCAACGCCCGTGGCCGGAACACTTCTCCGAGATCTCGATCCCAAGAGACATCTCTTCCACTCCTTGATCTAGACGGGGGCATGGCTGGGCCGGCACCAGCGACCGCTGGGACCGGTGCAGCACGGCCATCCTCGGCGCGGTCGCGTTACGGATCGCATTACCGGCCTGAGGACGGCGTCGGCGGTCGGCCGGGCGTCCGCTGCCCCGTCGGGACCACCTCACGATCCGTAACGGACCGATTAACGAGACCTCGCGGACCGTTGGCCGCTACCTGCCGGATGTGACCGAGGACACGTCGTCGCGACGCGGCAGGCCCACGCAACGGACTACCCGAGTTCAAAGGAGCATCTCATGAGGTCTGCGTTCCCGCGCCAAGTCAGGACCGGAGTGGCCGCGTTCGCGGTACTGGCCGCACTCTCGACCGCCGCCGCCTGCGGTTCGGACAATTCGAGCACCGGCTCGAGCACCGACAAGTCCGGCGGCGCCGACGGGGCCGCTGCTGTCCCGTCCGAGGTCTCGGCGACCGTCGACCAGTTCCGGGGCGAGGCCCAGTTGGGCCTCAAGCCTCTCTCGGCGAAGCCGGCGACCGGCAAGCACGTCATCTTCCTCGCCAATGCGGCGGCGCCCACCACCGTCACGACCGGTGGGTTCTTCCTCGAGGCCGCCAAGACGCTCGGGTGGACGGGGAAGATGGAGAACTACGCGGGTGACCCGGCTTCCCTGGCGACTGCCGTGGACCAGGCGGTGAGCGAGAAGCCCGACGGGATCGTCATCTCGGGTGCTGACCCGAGCTCGTTCTCGAACGCCCTGAAGAAGGCCGGCGCGGCGGGTGTCCCGGTCTTCGTCGGTGGCGCGCCCGCGAAGCCGACCGGGATGGACCAGGGCGGCCTCAGCGGGCTGTCGCTGGGCGAGCAGTACCTCCTGGCCGAGGGCAAGACCAGTGCCGACTGGGTCCTGAAGGACTCCGGGGCCAAGGCGAATGTCGCCATCGTGACCCTGGCCGGCTTCCCCACCCTCCAGGTCGAGGAGAAGGGCTTCACCGACGAGCTGAAGTCGGTGTGCCCGTCCTGCAAGACGAAGACGGTCGAGACCCAGCTCACCGACATCGGCAAGGCGCTGCCCGGCACCGTCGTGTCGACCCTCCAGACCGAGCCCGACATCAACTACGTGTACTTCCCGTACGGCGACATGTCGGTCGGCGTACCGGCCGCGCTGAAGGCGGCGAACCTCAGCCCGAAGCTGGTCACCGCCATCGCCTCGGACAACACCTACGCCGACCTGAAGTCCGGCAAGGCCGTCATGACGCTGTCGACCGCCAGCGAGATCCAGGGCTGGCTCGAGGCCGACCTGGTGGCTCGTTACTACGACACCAAGGCTCCGGTCCTCGACGATGTGACGCCGTTCCGCATCTACGACAAGACCAATGACCAGGCCGACAAGCTCCCGGTCTCCCCGTCCGACTACCAGGACCAGTTCAAGAAGCTCTGGCTCCTCGCCAACTAGTCCGACTCCGCAGGCAGGCCCGTTACCGGGCGGGGCGAAGCCCTTCCGGGCGCCCGGTAACGGCACGGCAAACGCATCCGCGCCGATGGTGGACCCATCGGATGAGACGCGTGTCACATCCACGTCCGCAACCATGAGACCCGAGGGGACTTGATCATGTCGATCACCCACACCCCGCCCGACCTGACCGGTGTCCGGCTCCGCGCCGTGTCCAAGACGTTTCCCGGGACCAAGGCGCTCGACCACGTCGATCTCGACGTCCTGCCGGGCGAGGTGCACGCCCTGGTGGGCCAGAACGGCTCGGGAAAGTCGACCCTGATCAAGATCCTCGCCGGCTTCCACGAGGCGGACCCGGGGTCCACGGCGACGGTGGGCCCGCGCTCGCTCGATCTGGGCGACGCCACCGCGGCCCACGACGTCGGGCTCCGGTTCGTCCACCAGGACCTGGGCCTCGTGCTGACCGAGTCGACGGTCGACAACCTCGCGCTCGGCAGCGGCTACCGGACCTCGCGCGCGGGCCGGATCCGTTGGCGGGCACAGCGCCAACGTGCCAGGGACCTGATGGACACTGTGGGCCATCCGGTCGACATCGACCGTCCGGTCGAGCAGCTCTCCGCCGTCGAGCGGACCGCCGTCGCGATCGCGCGGGCGATGCAGGGATCGGCCGAGTCGATCGCCCTGCTCGTCCTGGACGAGCCCACCGCGACCATGCCGGCCGGCGACGTCGAGATGGTCTACGAGATCGTCCGCCGGGTACGAGCCTCGGGCGCGTCCGTGCTGTACGTCTCCCACCACCTCGACGAGGTCTTTGCCCTCGCCGACCGTGTCACGGTGCTGCGCGATGGCCGTCTGATCGACACGCTCGACGTTGCCGACACCGATCCGCGGGAGCTGGCCGATCTCATGGCCGGTGAGGTCGTCGACGTCGGCGAGCGGGCTCAGCGCGAGCCCGGCCGGCCGGTGCTTGAGATCTCGGGGCTGTCGTGCCGTGTCCTGACCGGCCTCGACCTCACGGTCCACGCCGGCGAGGTCGTCGGCCTGGCAGGGGTCGACGGCTCGGGTCGCGATGAGGTCGGTGGGGCCGTCTTCGGAGGTAGGCCGCGTTCGGGCACCGTCAGGTGCTCCGGGGTGGAGCTGCCCGACGGTCGTCCCGATCTCGCCGTCGCGAACGGAGTCGGCTACGTGCCGGCCGACCGTGTCGCCGCCGGGCTCGTGATGGACATGTCGGTGCGGGAGAACATGACGCTGCCCAGCCTGAGTGACTTCTGGAGAAGGCTGCGGCTGCGCGTGCGTGACGAGCGTGCGGACGCTACCGCGTGGAGCCGCAGGCTCGGCGTGAAGTCGGCCGGCCCCGAGGCACCCATGACGTCGTTGTCGGGCGGGAACCAGCAGAAGGTCGTCCTCGGGAAGTGGCTGAAGACAGGGCCGTCAGCGCTCCTGCTCGAGGAGCCCACCCAGGGAGTCGACGTCGCGGCGAAGGCGGACGTGCACCGCCTGATCGACGAGGCAGCCGCACAGGGTACGGCGATCCTCGTCTGCTCCTCCGACGAGGTCGAGCTCGTCCGCCTCTGCTCCCGCGTGGTGGTCCTCGACCACGGCCGCGTCAGCACCGAACTCACCGGCGCCGCCATCACGCGCGCCGCCATCACCCGGGCGAGCCTCGGCATCGCCGATCCCGGCCCTCATCCCGGCCCTCATCCCGGCCCTCATCCCACGCAGAAGAACGGAGCAGGAGCATGACGCAGAGCGATGTCCGAACCGAGGTTCCCGAGCTTCCCCTCGCTGACGGCTTTGCTCAGGAGCCGAAGCGACGCGGTCGAGGACCGCTCGCCGGCCTGGGGGTCGACCGGTTCAGCGGCCTCTACCTGATGCTGCTGTTGATCGTGGTGTACTCGCTGCTCAAGCCCGACACCTTCTTCACCGTCAACAACTTCCGGATCATCCTCGCCAGCCAGGCGATCACCGGCATCCTCACGCTCGGCCTGATGATCTCCCTCATCTGCGGCATCTTCGATCTCTCCGTCGCGGCGAACATGAGCTTCTCGATCCTCTTCGTCGGCTGGTTGCAGTCGGCCCACGGAGTCAACTGGGTGCTCGCCGTGATCCTCACCGTGCTGGTCGGGGCCCTGATCGGGGTGATCAATGCGGTGGTGGTGACGAAGATGCACGTCGACGCCGTGATCGGGACCCTCGGTGTCTCCTCGGTGCTCGCAGCGGCGACGTACTGGCTGACCAACGGCCAATCGGTGACGACCGGCATCGACCAGCAGTTCACCGACCTGGGCAACGCCAAGTGGCTGACGGTGCCGGCACCGGCGTACATGTTCGCCATCGTCGCGGTGGTGCTCTGGTACCTGCTGAACCACACCCCGACCGGGCGCTACCTCTACGCCGTGGGGTCGAACGCCACCGCTTCGCGTCTCGCCGGGCTGAAGGTGCTGCGGCTGCAGTGGTTCGGCCTGATCGTCTCGGCGGTGCTGGCGAGTTTCGCCGGCGTCGTCTTCACCGCCCAGCTCGGCACGTCGTCGTTCGATGCCGGCGCCCCATTCCTCCTGCCGGCCTTCTCGGCCGCGTTCCTGGGTGCCACCCAGATCCGACCGGGACGGTTCAACGTGGTCGGCACGGTGATCTCGATCTACCTGCTCGCCGTGGGCATCAAGGGACTCGAGCTGCTCTACCCGGGCCGTCCGTGGCTCAACGATCTCTTCGAGGGCCTCGTCCTGATCGTCGCTGTCGGGCTCGCCGCCCGGTCGGCGCGTCGTCGCGCCAAGAACGCATGACCGGCGCAGGCGGGCCCCTCGCCGGCAAGGTCGCCCTCGTCACCGGCGCCGCGAGGGGTCAGGGACGCAGTCACTGCGAGCACCTCGCCGCCGCCGGTGCGGACATCATCGCGATCGACCTGGCGCACCAGCTCGACACCGTGACCTACCCGATGCCCGACGCGCGCGACCTGGCGCAGACGGCAGCCGTCGTCGAGAGCCTCGGTCGACGGATCCACGTCGGGATCGCCGACGTGCGCGATGCCGGCGCGCTGAGCTCGGTGATCGAGGAGGGCGTGCGCGTCCTGGGAGGTCTGGACGTCGTGGTGGCCAACGCCGGCATCTCCGGCTACGGCGGCGTGGGCACCCTGACGCCCGATGCCTGGGACACCATGATCGGGGTGAATCTGACCGGCGTGTGGAACACGGTCAACGCCTCGATCCCGCACATCGAGGCCGGCGGCCGTGGTGGATCGCTCGTGCTGATCAGCTCGGTCGGCGGGCTGAGGGGCATCCCCAACCTGGTGCACTACACCGCGACCAAGCACGCGGTGGTCGGGATGATGCGGACCTTGGCGTTGGAGCATGCGCCGAGCTCGATCCGGGTGAACACCATCCACCCGACGGCCGTCGCGACCGAGATGATCTTCAACGAGGTCACGATGAAGCTCTTCCGGCCCGATCTCGACGAGCCCACCCTCGAGGACGTGCGGGTGGCGTTCGGCGGGAACAACGCGCTGCCGGTGCCGTGGGTGGAGCCGTCGGACGTCAGCAAGGCAGTGCTCTTCCTCGTCTCCGACGATGCCCGCTACATCACCGGGGTCGCGCTGCCGGTCGACGCGGGCGCACTGCTGAAGTAGTCACCCACCGACCGACCCGCCGACGGAGGCGCCGACGATCATCGTCGGCGCCTCCGTCGTATCTCCTCTCAGGAGACCCGCGCCGCCCGCGGCGCCGCCAGCCGCTCGAGCACCTCGTCGATGTCGGTCCCGCGCTGGATGTCGGCACCCAGCCGCATGACGGCCGCCGGTGCGCCGAACCCGACCGCGCCGGTCAGCCGGCCCTCGCGCGAGTACACCGCCACGGTGCGCTCCTTGGGGCCCCAGGAGAGCAGCTGGGTCTCGTCGTCGGGGGCGGGGGAGCCCAGGCCCTGGATCCTGAGGCCGTACTGATCGCTCCACCAGTACGGCGCGGTGGCGGGCTCCACCTCCTGCGCCAGCAGGCGCGCCGCCACGTGGTCGGCCTGCACCGTCGCCGCCGTCCAGTGCTCGCTGCGGTGACCGTCCCAGCGGGCGACGTCACCGACGGCGAAGACTCCGTCCGCGGCCCGGCCGTCGGCGTCGCAGACGACCCCGTCGAGCAGGGTCAGTCCGCTTCCGGCGAGCCATCCGACGTTCGGTACGCCGCCGACCGCCTCGACCACCACGTCGGCCTCGATGCGGTGCTCGCCCGCGCGCAGTCCTCCGTCGGTGTCACGACTGATCCTCACACCCGTGTGCAGGTCGACACCCGCGGACCGGTGCAGGTCGGCCACCACCGCGGAGGTGGTGACGCCCACGACCCGGATCATTGGCCCGTCGAGCACGTCGTGCAGCTCGACGGGGAGTCCCAGTGTGCGAGCGCTGGCAGCGACCTCGCAGCCGATCAGCCCTGCGCCGATGACGGCGACGGAGCGGGCGCCGACCAGTGCGCTTCGCAGTGCTACGGCGTCCGCACGGGTCCGCAGGAGGTGTCCGTCGATGCCGGCGATCCGGCGAGGAACGGACCCGGTCGCCAGCACGACGACGTCGGCTCGGTGGGCGCCTCGCGCTGTCGTGACGACACGGTGTGCGGCGTCGAGCGAGAGCGCCGCCTCGTCGAAGAGCAGGTTGGCCTGCAACGCCGACAGCTCGGTCTGCGAGCGGAGATCGCTCGACACCTCCTCTCCGAGCAGCACCCCCTTGGAGAGCGGAGGGCGGTCGTACGGCGCGACGGCTTCGTCGCCGAGGAGCGTGAGGGCACCCGTGTAGCCGCGAGCTCGCAGCCGTTCCGCCACGGTGAGTCCCGCCAGACCGCTCCCGACGACGATGATGGACTTCGGCTGGTCAGTCATGCGGGTGATGGTGTCGCACCCGGCGTTACCGCGCGCGTGACGTGAATAACGACGCTGATAACGCCGCCGGTGTGACGCTCATCATGCTTCGGTCGCCGATTCGTGGGCGCGCTGAGCGGTGACAGCAGTCGAATGATTTCGAGAGGCAAGACATGGACCAGCAGCTCATCGACCACTTCGTCGAGCACTTCGACCACCACGACCCGCGCCTCGGGGCCGATCCGGACGAGGTGTGCGAGGCGCTCCTGGAGCGGGCGCCGGTGGCCTACAGCGACAAGCACGGTGGCTTCTGGGTCGTATCGGACTACGAGAGCTCCAAGCGGGTCCTCCAGGACGCGAAGGTCTTCACCAGCGAGGAGGGCGTTCGGGTGCCGAGGGGCGAGGACACCCCGCCGCTTCCGCCGATCGAGATGGACCCGCCGCTGCACAGCAAGTTCCGCAGCATCCTGGCCCCGGCGTTCTCGCCGCGCAGCATCAACGCGTTGGAGCCCAGGATCCGGGCGCTGACCAACGACCTGATCGACGCGTTCGAGGCGTCGGGCTCCTGCGACTTCGTGGAGGATCTCGCCGCCCCGCTCCCGACCGGGATCTTCACCCAGATCATGGGGCTTCCGATCGAGGACGCTCCGCGGTTCTATGCCTGGAAGAACGTCATCCTGCACGAGTCGCGGACCGACGAGGACTACGAGTCGGCGGCCAGGGCGACGGGCGAGGTGATGGCATACCTGAAGCAGATCCTCGACGAACGCCGGGTGAACCCGCAGGACGACATCGCCACGCAGATCGTCCAGGCGGAGGGTGCCGGCGAGAGCATCACCGAGGAGGAGCTGGTGCGGATGGCCTTCCTGCTCTTCCTGGGTGGCCTGGACACCGTCACCGCAGCCTTGAGCCTGACCTTCACCTACCTCGCCACGCACCCCGACGACCGCGACCGGCTGGTCAAGGATCCCGATCTCATCCCGACCGCCATCGAGGAGTTCCTGCGCCGCGATGCCGTCATTCTGATCGGGCGGGTGGCCCGGGAGGACGTCGAGGTCGGTGGACAGCAGATGAAGGCGGGCGACCGCATCCTGGTCAACACCATCGCGGCCAACCGCGACGGCGCCCAGTTCGCGGACGCGGATGAGGTGCAGCTCGACCGGGAGGCCAACCGGCACGTCACCTTCGGCCTCGGCCCCCACCGGTGCGTGGGCTCGCACCTGGCCCGGCTCGAGATGCAGGTGGTCCTCGAGGAGTTCCACCGCCGGATCCCGACGTACCGGCTCGCCGAGGGGTTCACCCCGACCCGTCACATGAACCAGGTCGCCGGCGTCGAAGAGCTCCGGCTCGCTTGGTAGCCGTGCCGGCGGTCGGGTCGGTCCGAGACGCCCGACCACCGGTCGGTCGTCCCTCGGCCGGAAGCGTGGAGGTCCAGGGAGCCACCGTGAGGTGGACGCGGTGGCCCTCGCCGGCGCCGCGACCGGGGAGACCCGGTTCTCGCGAGACCCTCGTCCTCATCCATGGCGCCGCGGCGCACAGCGGGTGGTGGAGCGGGGTCGCTCCGATCCTTGCGGAGCGCCGGCCCGTGGTGACGCTCGACCTGAGCGGTCATGGGGCCAGTGACCATCGGTCGTGGTACGACGGTGACGTCTGGGCCGCCGAGGTGGCAGCGGTCGTCGACCGGACCGCAGGCGGGAGCGCCGTGCTCGTCGGCCACAGCATGGGCGGCCTGGTCGCCATCGCGACGGCGGCACGGACCCCTGAAGCGGTCGCCGGGCTGGTCATCGTCGATACCCGCCTGCCGCTGCGACGACCGCCGGGGCTGCCTCCGCTGTCAGCGCCGGTCCGGCTCTTCGCCTCGCCGGAGGAGGCCCTCGCGCGCTTCCGGCTGTTGCCGGCCGAGACCAGCGCGGAGCCGCGACTCCTCGACGCCGTCGCGCGAGCAGGCCTCGGCGAGACCGCCGGTGGCTGGCGCTGGCGCCACCACCCGCGAGCACGGCACCGCTTCACCACCGACAGGGTGCGCCGCGACCTCGCCGCGGTCTCGGCACCCATCGGCTACGTCTACGGCGACCGCAGCACCATGGGTGGCCCGGACTCCCTGGCGTGGCTCGAGGAGGTCCAGGGGCGTCGCATCGAGCGGGGGGTCGTTCCCGGCGCCTACCACCACGTGCCCCTGGACAGGCCGGTCGACTGCGCCGACGAGGTGGAGTCGGTGGTCAACCGCCTGAGGGTGCGACGGTAACGCGGTGGATAACGTGACCTTCGTAACTTCGGGGGCATGCGGATCAGTGCAGCGATAACCCAGGGTGCCGACTCCAGCTTCGAGATCCAGGAGGTCGAGCTCGACGAGCCCCGTCCCGACGAAGTGCTGGTACGCACGGTGGCGGTCGGACTGTGCCACAGCGACCTGAGCGCGCGGGGGATCTTCCCCGACGGCGCGGTGCTCGGGCATGAGGGGGCGGGTGTGGTGGAGGCCGTCGGATCGGCGGTCACGAGCCTGCAGGTCGGTGACCACGTCGTGATGAGCTTCGACAACTGTGGCCACTGCAAGCCATGCCTGCAGGGTCGGCCGTACCGCTGTCTGAACTTCGCCCCGATGAACTTCGGCGGCGTGCGGCCCGACGGCTCGCACGCGATCCACGTGGGTGGCGCGCCGGTCGGCGGCAACTTCTTCGGCCAGTCCTCCTTCGCCACGCACTGTCTCACCACGGAGCGCAACGCCGTCAAGGTCGACCCTGCACTGCCCCTGGAGGTGTTGGCACCGCTGGGCTGCGGTGTCATCACGGGCGCGGGGACGGTCCTCAACGCGCTGCGCCCGGAGGCCGGCTCCTCGCTGGTCGTCACCGGGGTCGGCGCGGTCGGCCTGAGTGCTCTGCTCGGCGCTGTCGTGTCCCGGGTCGGAACCCTGATCGCCGTCGATGTCGTTCCCGCCCGGCTCGAGCTCGCTCGCAAGCTCGGCGCGACCCACGTCATCGACGGTCGCGACGCGGATGTCGCCGAGCAGATCCGCGAGATCACGGGCGGTGGAGCGGACTACGTGGTGGAGACGAGCGGGGTTCCCTCCGTCGTCCGCACCGCCGTGACGTCGGTTCCCGAGGGCGGCTCGGTGGCGCTCGTCGGGATCGCCGACACCGCCGGCGAGCTCACCCTGGGGCACTACGACCTGATCATGGGACGGTCGGTGTTCGGCGTCACCGAGGGGAACTCGGTGCCGAAGCTGTTCATCCCGCGCCTCATCCAGCTCTGGCAGGACGGGCTCTTCCCGGTCGACGAGCTGATCCGGACCTACCGGTTCGCCGAGATCAACCAGGCGGTCTCCGACTCCCTGGACGGCACGGCGTGCAAGGCGGTCCTGACCTTCTGAGGCGGTGAGCGACCGGCTCGTGCGGCGTCGCATCGCAGGGCGGAGCCGGTGGCCGGGTGGCCGGGTGGCCGTCGCCGATCGCACGCGTGGCGCCCTAC from Nocardioides sp. BP30 encodes:
- the fabG gene encoding 3-oxoacyl-ACP reductase FabG → MKLLEGRRAIVTGAAQGLGEAIARAFVDQGARVVLADLDEDRAAATAATISGTEAAIGVGCDVADPVAVEQLVARTVSAFGGLDILVNNAGILRNCALDEATLADFRDLIDVHLQGAWLGIKYAAPALRAAGGGSIVNMSSIGGKAGLAGQTNYSAAKAGVIGLTKAAAKELAGDGIRVNAILPGIIETAMAAQLSPDDLARRAADIPLGRLGRPAEIADAAVYLGSSMASYVTGATLEVSGGRFM
- a CDS encoding class I adenylate-forming enzyme family protein, whose protein sequence is MGIEVLLQLPAAMCGERSALVAERYEETFESWSLHAQWAGAGLRERRPRSVAFLGLNGPAFSLAVFACAYAGLPLTPLNYRLADEQVHELIGALDAPLVVTDPDMAARLPAGVAMMTTPEFLQMAGTVHDTSAHAGNPNPAAIMLFTSGTTSAPKGVLLKHDHLASYVLQTVEPATAGPEECALVCVPPYHVAGVASVLSNAYAGRRVVFLPNFDPAEWLAVVRRERVTSAMVVPTMLARIVEHLDGSAADVPSLRTISYGGARLAPAVLEQALAAFPTAGFVNAYGLTETSSTITVLGPADHRAAFDSDDPLVRMRLGSAGRAVPGVELRITDEDGLPCGPGVAGALWVRGPQVSGEYLGHGSALDPDGWFDTRDRASIDADGYVYIEGRTDDTIIRGGENIAPSEIEAVLLTHPAIADAAVIGLPDEQWGQRIAAVVVARPHHEIDTEAVVAYVRSRLRGSKTPESITVWDELPYNPLGKLIRRDVLAQLTQAIETGN
- a CDS encoding ferredoxin codes for the protein MSLGIEISEKCSGHGRCYVLEPGLFEPDDEGYAVALRTAVTGEADCASARRAATACPEGAILLTEVG
- a CDS encoding sugar ABC transporter substrate-binding protein; amino-acid sequence: MRSAFPRQVRTGVAAFAVLAALSTAAACGSDNSSTGSSTDKSGGADGAAAVPSEVSATVDQFRGEAQLGLKPLSAKPATGKHVIFLANAAAPTTVTTGGFFLEAAKTLGWTGKMENYAGDPASLATAVDQAVSEKPDGIVISGADPSSFSNALKKAGAAGVPVFVGGAPAKPTGMDQGGLSGLSLGEQYLLAEGKTSADWVLKDSGAKANVAIVTLAGFPTLQVEEKGFTDELKSVCPSCKTKTVETQLTDIGKALPGTVVSTLQTEPDINYVYFPYGDMSVGVPAALKAANLSPKLVTAIASDNTYADLKSGKAVMTLSTASEIQGWLEADLVARYYDTKAPVLDDVTPFRIYDKTNDQADKLPVSPSDYQDQFKKLWLLAN
- a CDS encoding sugar ABC transporter ATP-binding protein, which produces MSITHTPPDLTGVRLRAVSKTFPGTKALDHVDLDVLPGEVHALVGQNGSGKSTLIKILAGFHEADPGSTATVGPRSLDLGDATAAHDVGLRFVHQDLGLVLTESTVDNLALGSGYRTSRAGRIRWRAQRQRARDLMDTVGHPVDIDRPVEQLSAVERTAVAIARAMQGSAESIALLVLDEPTATMPAGDVEMVYEIVRRVRASGASVLYVSHHLDEVFALADRVTVLRDGRLIDTLDVADTDPRELADLMAGEVVDVGERAQREPGRPVLEISGLSCRVLTGLDLTVHAGEVVGLAGVDGSGRDEVGGAVFGGRPRSGTVRCSGVELPDGRPDLAVANGVGYVPADRVAAGLVMDMSVRENMTLPSLSDFWRRLRLRVRDERADATAWSRRLGVKSAGPEAPMTSLSGGNQQKVVLGKWLKTGPSALLLEEPTQGVDVAAKADVHRLIDEAAAQGTAILVCSSDEVELVRLCSRVVVLDHGRVSTELTGAAITRAAITRASLGIADPGPHPGPHPGPHPTQKNGAGA
- a CDS encoding ABC transporter permease; this translates as MTQSDVRTEVPELPLADGFAQEPKRRGRGPLAGLGVDRFSGLYLMLLLIVVYSLLKPDTFFTVNNFRIILASQAITGILTLGLMISLICGIFDLSVAANMSFSILFVGWLQSAHGVNWVLAVILTVLVGALIGVINAVVVTKMHVDAVIGTLGVSSVLAAATYWLTNGQSVTTGIDQQFTDLGNAKWLTVPAPAYMFAIVAVVLWYLLNHTPTGRYLYAVGSNATASRLAGLKVLRLQWFGLIVSAVLASFAGVVFTAQLGTSSFDAGAPFLLPAFSAAFLGATQIRPGRFNVVGTVISIYLLAVGIKGLELLYPGRPWLNDLFEGLVLIVAVGLAARSARRRAKNA
- a CDS encoding mycofactocin-coupled SDR family oxidoreductase, producing MTGAGGPLAGKVALVTGAARGQGRSHCEHLAAAGADIIAIDLAHQLDTVTYPMPDARDLAQTAAVVESLGRRIHVGIADVRDAGALSSVIEEGVRVLGGLDVVVANAGISGYGGVGTLTPDAWDTMIGVNLTGVWNTVNASIPHIEAGGRGGSLVLISSVGGLRGIPNLVHYTATKHAVVGMMRTLALEHAPSSIRVNTIHPTAVATEMIFNEVTMKLFRPDLDEPTLEDVRVAFGGNNALPVPWVEPSDVSKAVLFLVSDDARYITGVALPVDAGALLK